The Oryza glaberrima chromosome 5, OglaRS2, whole genome shotgun sequence DNA segment AGACAGACAACTGCCCTAAAAATTACTTCAAATAATTGCTTATTTGCACAGTTTAGCTTACAAAAACCGTTGAAGGCATCGCTGATAATTCAGAGTAATCATAGTCACATTTTAGCCACATTTGAACTTTCTGAAACAAACTGAATGATTGTATGTACTCTGATGTTCTACTTTTGGATAATAATGTACAGTACCTGAACTGTTGTATTTTGTGAATCTTACTTCTGCAGGGTGACTGTGAGGGGACGCCCTGAAGAAGAAGCTGTTCTCTGCACACCCTCTGCAACATATGCCATGAAGTTTGTGGGCAACTCCAATTCTGTATTTCTGATACCTCCCGGTGAATCAGCTGCTCCAACATCGAGACCCAATGCCACCGACGGTGATgataatgttgccagtgccacTGATGCTGTAGCTTCTATCATCAAAGTGGCATCAGGTAACATTGAATTGGTCCGGACAGCTCCACGGCTTGATAAACTTCGGAAACTTCTCAATGAGAGACCCTATGTGCTTGATGAAGATCTTGGCAGTGATGTGCAACACAAGGGGCTCTACACATGGCAAGACCTTTGTGAACTTGTTCAGGCCAGTGACGGTGAACTAACAGAACAACTGAGTTCCATATCTGCTGTTGAGATTGATGGGTTCTGGAGGATGGTCGATGACAGTTCTGCAAACACGATTCTGGACATGATCCTGCACAACTCTGTGTTGCATGACTGGTCACTAAATTCAATGCCTGAGAATGGTGTGCTAGATGTCATGGAATCTGATGGTTTTATGCGCAAGATTGTAACCCATTGCCTCAACAGATTTGGAACAAAGGTTGAAAAGGAAGCAAGAGGTTGCTGGAGCCTTGATGCGAGGAGGGTGTGCTTGCAGTTTGCGAGGAGAGCGCTTGGTGCAGGGAAGATGAAGCTTGAGAACTTCATGGATAAATGGGAGAGAAGCATTCCTTCAGGAATGCGCGCTGATCTTCAGATGCTTGAAGGGGAAGTGCTGTGTGAAAAGCTTGGCGCGGAGACCTGGGTGCATACTTTCAGTGTTGCTGATCTGCCACTGGCACCAGCTGAGAGGTTTGATGCACTATTCCAAGAGCGCCCAAAGTGGGAATGGAAAGACCTGCAGCCTTACATCAGGTATGATTCGCAGCaatttttaatcttttgttGGACCAATGTACCTGGTACCATTGCTAAAATCACAGTTTTAAAATACCATCGTATTTGTCTAGGCCCTGCGTATCATTCTCACATACGATGGTATTTTGCAACTCACGTATCTCTGTGATGGTATTTACCAAATTTCCTCATATTGAAATTGGCATTTAAACATATCTCTTTGATTATCAGGGATCTGCGTGTACCTGGTGTCTCTTCTGAAGGACTGCTTATCAAGTACACCAGAAAAACGCAACCAAGCGCAGATGCAGAGCCTATTTTTACTGCAAGATAATCAATCCTGCGTGCTAAAAGCCATGTTTCGATGCTGGGCCCTTCCTGGTGGTGATGCTACTGAATATCTGAAACATGGTTTTGATCTGAATATTGTTGACACCCCAAGATTTGCTGTGGTTTAGTTTTAAGGCATGCTCGATGGCACTACATATCTTGTTACATACAGATTGTCATACTGATCGTCTTGCAGACAAATATCTTACCTGAATCTATTTCTTAGTTTTGATTGGAGATGCTGTATCTGATCATGCACGTCAGTCATTTGTTCAGTTTGACACAGGTTTACCACTTCAGTTGTGTCATTTTGAACTTACCAAGGCTACTCGTTGCCTATATGCAGCCTATTTTAGGTACATTTGATTTCAGAAAGCACTAAATATAATAGGTGTCCGAAAATTGAAATGTAACACCAAATACGTTATAGCTTGCGCAGCAGGCTAATATTTTTGTTGTGAAAGTCGATTTAGTCAACTTCAGAATTCCCTGTACTTGATTTGAAAACATAACCAGAATCTGCTTTCAAGAAGAAAACGTAACCAGATTCAGATGTTTCCCAAAATTTAGATGGATTATTCAGTTTGCACAAGGTTTTCAGCCAGTCAATGCAGCCCACTTGTATGCacttatttgaaatatttgagttaaaaatatgtatatcgATAGACCATGTCTGTCATTTcagtgagaaaaaaaaccagCAGGATTCAAACATAACAATGTCTGTCATTTTAATTacaacttatatgtaattaaaattctaatatttGGTTGGGAAGCTGACTTGCAGTGTCATTTCAATGAGAAAAAACCCAGTAGGATTCAGTAATTACAAGGTTCACCCACTACCACTGTTGCCACTTTCAACTCATTCTCAACTAAATTCTCAAGCCACATGCAACTAATTGTCcttgaaaataattaattatcctTTTCTTCCAAAACAGGTAGCACCACAGTGACTGGCAACCAGACTGTATAAAATTCACTTGACTGCCTCATTCATTTGCAGGAGAGTACACCCAAACACATGCTACTAGTATCCTATACTGAATAGGCCACATGGATGTGACAAAATCCAGATCATCCAAGATTgcattatataattattattgttaCAGCTTTTAAGCTGTactgattattattttttccaatCCATTTCACTCACCTGATCTGGTCGACGCCATCTTCTTAAGCAACCAAAGATTCGGAGGGTACAACCACGCTTTGATATTAATAAGCCAACTCAAATCAATAATCCATTTCAGCTGTTTTTAAATATAGCAAATGTCACTATGTCATTCACCTCACCCAACAAACATGGTGTAGTATTTGCTGTCTGTCAGCAAACATGACAGAGATTTTTTGAGTGCCAACAAATATGATTAGGAGTTGTCACTGGTACATTACATTACATGAATTTTATCACAAGGAGCTGCACATTCTCAGAAATGAAAAACCATTCTGATCAGGAGGAACTCCAGTTACACTCGAGCTGCCACAATCGTGTAGATAACAACCACAGACACAGGGCAAGAACAGGAGgtccaaattataaaaaaaaatgagacaCCCACAAACTACTGCAATCACCAGAACAAGTACAGCCATTGACAGTAAACTCGTAGAAAACCACACTACCttgtcaaacaaaaaaaaaacaaatcagaaTAGCAATAGTAGTACATGTGTCGTTCACCTActtgctgtttttctttttcagtaagCTCCCAAACTTCTTCAGTAGAGGCTTGTTCTTTTTCTGTTGCTGCTGTGGTTTTGTCGGGGACATTGCCACTTTGCTGGTATCTTCTGATACTGTCCCATTTGGATGCTCAGTGTTGGTATCCTCCTTGGGCTCCAGTTCATCTTTGGAGGATACGGTTTCTTGTTTTCTGTCTGGATGTGGCTGCTTCTCGATGATTTTGTTGCTCTCCTGTGTGGTGCACTCGGTTTTCACTTCCTCCTGCTCAACCTTGGTTTCGCCTTTCTCTTCTTCGTGATTCATGTCCCCATTGGAGCTCCTATTGAGAACATCAAGTTCCAGTTTAGGGTTTTTATCGTTTTCGCTTTCTGCGTCTCCATTTTCCACCACTGAATCTGTAACTTCTTCGTGAACAGAACTGTGTGCCTCGTCCACAACCActagcttctcctcctcctcgggatGTTTCTTTATCATCGCTTCAGCAAGCAAGGCAGACAATTCATCTATCTTCTTCATGGCATCAGCTTCTCGCAACCTGAACTCGTCATTCTCCTGGGTTAGGCTCTGCAGTGCGTTCTCTTTATCTAGTAATCGCTCCTTCAGTTGTGAATTTTCATATGTTGCCTCCTGCACAGACTTGTTGGCTTCAGCAACAGCAGCTTCTGTGTAAATCAGTTTCTCTTCAAGACTCTCTTTCTCAGTCTTTGCCTCATGCAGAGCCTTGCTAGCCTCAGCACACGCTGATTCAGTGTACACCAGCCTCTCTTGAAGCTTTTCTTTCTCCTCGTTGGCAACTTGGAGTTGGTGCTCGGCATCTTGCAGTGATTCCACTGCCTTGTCGACTTCTAATTGAAGAGCACCAATTTCTTCCTCCGACTGCTTGTTTAACCTGACAATGTCAGTCTCCTTAGACTCACATTCTTCTCTGTACTTGTTCACCTCAGCCTCCAATTTATCAACATTTTTCCTTAAGCAAGTGATGTCATAGTTTGCCTCATCAAGCATTACCTCATAACTCTCCTTGGTGCTTTTTAGGGCCATCTTAAGATCACCAATCTGCATGAGGGCATGCTCGTGGTCATCTTCTTTGCTCAAATACCTCTCATGTGCTTCCTTTGCTTTGTCAGATTCCTCACTCAATGCAGCAGTAAGATCTTCCACTGctcttttctccttctcttctctatcCCTAGTCTCGTTCAACTCGCTTATTAGCTTCACATTCTCCTCGGTCAGGCCTTCAATCTTTACATTCGCGGCCTTCTCATTGTTTAAGGCCTCTGAAGCTGCTTCTTCAGCAGCCTCAAGCTTGTTTCTCAGAACATCTATAGTCGTCTGTAGCCCAAACACCTCTTGCTGAGATGCATCAAATTGCTCGTTGGATTCGTTGACATCTGCTAAAAGCCTTGCTACCTCAATTTCCAAGGCAGTTGTCTTTCCTTTGAGCACTTCAATTTCAGATTCTCTATCTTGTAATGCAGACTGGATCTTTCCCAATTCTTCTGTTGTGGAGGCAAGCGATTCACCTTTGAACTTATCTGAGAGAGTAACTGCCTCCAATTCCATTTCAAGCGATCCTGCCTTGTGCTTCCATTCTTCGAATAGCTGACGGGCTTCTGATTCGGCCTTCTTCGCATCAGCAACCTCTGATTTAAGCTCCTCAATCAGTTTTTCCGTCTCGGCTAACCTCTCCTCAATAATTCTGGCTTCCTCTAGTTTGCCCTTCAGAACTGAAACCTCGGACTCCAGATTCTTAACAAGCTCCTCGGTTTCACGGTTTTTACTCTCCTCGCTCTCTGCAGTCGAATCAAGCAGTCCTTTCAAGCGGACAACTTCACTGGAGAGGATCTCCACCTTCTCCGCATTGACCTCAGCAATCTTCATGGCATCGTCTGCGTGGCCAAGTGCAGCTTTCTTGGCCTCATTCGCCATCGCAAGCTCACGCCTGAATCTCTCCAGCTCCTCCGTCGTAGTGACCAACGTCTCCAAATCGGCGGCGTGCTGGCCACGCACGCACTCGATCTCCCTCTGCCATTCCTCCTCCCGCTTCTGCGCCTCATCGATGCCCGCCTGCTCGAGCTCATCCGCCCGGAACTTCTCGATCTCCGTTGCCTCCTCGGCCCACCTCTTCGCCATGAGCGCATCCTGGAGCTTCTCATGCGTCTCATCAGCAACCCTCTTCGCCTCATTCAGCTCCCCGACAAGGCGATCCCTCTCGCCAACGGCGAAGGCCAGCTGATCCTTGGCCTTCTTGAGATCCTCCTGCGCGGACTCGAGCCGCGCCTGCAGCTCCGCCTCCTTCCTCGGCTGCTTCTACATTCCACCAAATTTCACACAATCACCATCAACAACTCACACAACAAAAATTTCACACAATCACCATCAACAACTCACACAACAAAAAATTCACTCAATTAGCATCAAAAACTCACACAACAAAAAATTCACACAATTAGCATCAACAACTCACACAACAATGCTTGCATATATGAATGCACTTACATCAGGTGGAGTGCCGATCTTGGGAACCCGGCGCTCGACGACGGGCTTGGAGTCGACGGATCTCGGCGAGCGGTCGAAGGAGAGGCGGGGGCGggcggtggccgacggcggcgagttgGGCTCGGACTTGaacgggccgccgccgccgccgccgacaccgttGTTGCGGGAGCGCGGCGTGGACGGCGTGCCGCCGATGCTCCTCCTGGTGGCGCCGGGAGTGGAGGGGCGGTGGATGGAGGACGGCGTGGATGGCCGGTGGTTGGACGACGGCGTGCTCGGCCGCCCCCTGCTGATGGGGGACTCGTTCGGCCCAGATCTGTCAATGTCACCGCCATTAATTGCGATTCACGGAAAGCTCCAATCCAAATCAACGAGGTTCGAGCAAGCCGCATTTTCATCCCGCGATCGATGGGATAAAAAACCGAAACTTCAGCAAGAACAAGAGGAATCGAGCGGATCAAGAAGCCGTTCCAACTGAAACCTATCCAATTCGTTCAAGATGCCACATTTTCCAGATTCCGAGAGCGAGCACAATCCAGTACTCAATTGGAACCAACAGCgcgagggaaaaaaataaaaataaaaacaaatctgAGTGAACGCAGTGACCGGTTTAGATCTGCCAAGAACACAAGGCAACAAAAAACAAAtcccccaaccaaacaaacCAACATCAACCAATCCatacacacacagagagagaacTACCAAGAACACACCTGGATTTGGAGGGCAGCATTGTGGACATggctgaggaagaagaagaagagagaactCTTCACACTTCACTCTTCACTCTTCaaagaagaaggaggagaaggagaagaagcgaGAGGGAGGCGTGGGCTCCCTTGCGAAAAAGGCTGCAAAGGCAAAAGGCAAACaagggaaggaaggaaggagaggagggagccaaAGGCAAAAGGAGGCACATGCCAAAGACAAAGATGATGGATGatgctaccaccaccaccagcgccaccgtcacggccaccaccagcagcggcagcggcagcggcgagcgattagctaagctagctggTGAGTGCTAATCATGGATCAACTCCCTTCACCTACTGATGGTGATTGCATCCCGATGCCATAGCAATTAGCATTGCCCAACAAACCATTGTATGCATGATTAAATTGATTATTATGGAACTGTGGTGGTAAGTAGAAACAAGCAGTAGTAGTACTTGTGAGTAGTGACACTGTTTGGACTCTCAACTCTTCTTCTTTTTAGGCTGTGTGTAGTTTCTAAAATTGAGGagaagtttggagaaagttggtagtctgaaaaaaaaaattaggagtttatatgagtagaaaagttttggatgtaatgtgatgtgatggaaagttgagagtttggGAAAGTTTGATGttaactaaacatggccttaattAAAATGGTGGGAAACCATTTGGACTGATCTTTGGAGGCATTTGGCTATGTGAGGTAAGGTTGATCAACCATATCTATATAAATACTAGGGTTTGTTTATAGTAGAGAATTTATAAATCTATATTATAGTATGACACAAGCTTAAAAAAAAGCCATTATGTTCGCTCTCACAATCCGGTAAAATTCCATAAAAATAGTTAGAAATGTAAGGTTTCCATCATGGTGGAAttgaaaaaaatgagagaaagTATTAGAATACGGGTACATGACTTAATCTATTAAGATTAAAATCTTGATGTCGTCGAATACTATGTACACACGAGTGCGCTTTTGATAGTAATTCAGTGAAATCAAGGATGCATGGTTGATATCCGTATCTTTAAACGTGTGTCCGGGGGTGCCTGTGAGTAAGTCGTGCGTGTAGAACGGTATGTGTGCAGGTATCTTCCGTGTAAAcgaaaaatataaatgtagtaTCACCAAGgctttataaaataaataagtttCAAAAGCAAAGCAATATCAACTTAATTTTGAACATAATTTAAGGTTAATGATCACACAATTGCGACGCATCACGCTTTGCAAGCTGTGActgccaaccaaacaaaacttGTAAGGAAGATCAATCGACAGTACAAGTGGAGTACTTGTACGAGTTGTGTGCTTGGTAGCAAAGAAAATTCCTCTTTAATTTGACAACGAAACAGAATGTACGTAAACTATGCACACACGCGAGTAATAGCATTCACCATCAGTAGTATATAACTGTATGTACTAGTacctgcttaattaattatttaattgcaTGATGACGCCAGCTCTATATACACGTACCACTACCATAATGTCATGTGATGCATTATGCAAGGCAtaaattacttaattaattaattaattaattgggccGGATATGATCAAGAATTAATTAAGCATGGTTTCAAAGCAAAGATAATGAGGTAGAAATAATAATGGGGACAGATGGGCATATAAAGTACTGTATGCCAGGGTAGTATAAACACCATAGCGTAACTAACACTGATCAGTGGTGACATGTGCGATTATATTATTGTGTATGGCCCAcatttgcatgcatgtagctaGAGAATGTACCTAGTACTGTACACAGTAATTAatttacatacatatatatgaagtaGCTggacctttttaaaaaaatcgattGAATATTGATTACATACTGAAAATTAAGAATAAGCCAGAAGCTATAGCTTTATACCattttagttttataaaataaagAGATATGAACTCATTGGTGTTAGAAATTTAACAGGCAGATGGATAGAGTGATTAACCAACCTCCTTGACACTGATACATTGGCTTATTCGCTAACCAGAACCCGTATATATCATATACTAATATGTGTTGAATATAGGCCCTCTTGGTCAAGATTTATAAGTTagcttataagtcgaaaagtctaaccTAGTTTTttcgtttggtttttttaagCCATAAACCAAACATTATTAAGCTAAAAGTTAGATGGAGAAGGTTTTTGCTTATGTACGATAGATATATGACTCTATcattaaacttaggacattaaatccatcaacttataaatcatataagccaataagttGATTTAAAAGTTTAAGCCAATAAACCTAAACCTAACTAAAGAAGCCCATGTTCCTACGGCTTACGATGGTTTTCATGCAGATGAGAAAGTGACTCCATAACTGCGATTAGCTACACCATGTTATTCTTTTTAGCTTATGCAAAAATTGCCCTATAAGTTATTTAAAGTTTAACACTTCACTTCATAAGTTATTTTATTGCCACCTTTCTATTCCATCTTATTACAAAAACCATCCCAATACACACATGCTTAACCGAAGCAGTCTATTACCACCCATGTAAAGCCATTATAGGCTAAGCTAGTCGAGTCAATCTTGTCCAAATACTTGTATTAGACTTAAACTATTCTTTATGTTTCATTGATTTTTTGTGTGCATATAGCGAAACTCAGTTCGACAATGTTTAAGCCCTAATCAACAATTTTGTTTTTGGGATCTCCAAGAAAAATGTTAAGATATCtttgaaatatttaatttaataaagATCATATTGACGCTCACAGTTTATGAAAAACATGTTATTCGGGTTAAACACAAGTGCATTGAAGTGGTGTTTACGACAAAACTGAATAGGGGTAGGTATTTATAACAAAATGAGTTATGAGGTGGAATGACTTAGCTTATTTATCGGGTTATTAAAAGTAGATTattttctatgtgttttaaaaaaatacatactaaaaatatatttttctgttaTATTATTTAGATCAATTGTTTtaagctatttgttaagtttatttttatatttaatttaccTATACGATTAAATAGatcatatgtttttttccagtAATCTAAACAAAACGAAAATCTAGTAGGATGTACATACTGGATTCGGATCAGCTGCAGTCACTATTATGACTCCAACTTAAGCAGTAACAGTGCATGTTGTTGGATGCAAATCGAAAAGTCTAGATTATATACTGTACGACGCATACAATATAGCACGGAGTATTATTCGcatgattactgtagcatttgATCTGAACCGTTGATCATACAAAGTTACAAACGAACGGTCAAAATTGTGTGCAGTGGTATCTTACAGTTACAAGTATAACTACACCTTATCTCAATCGGTATATACTCCATACATATACTCCAAGAAGTATATATTTACGGCGTCGGTGGTGATGGAGCTTTGCTTGCCTAGAAAATAGTGCTCTATAGTGTACTTCTTGTACTATATAAATAAcccaaaattaatttatatactCCATGTCGACGGCGACGTTgcttcattaattaattaaattgggCTAGTATAAAATTAGCATGGATATCAATTACTCGGCTTGATTGTGCATACTACGTGGAGTGGACTATAGTcgagtaagagcaagtttaatagtatagccaactactagctacaAACTATCTAGAGCCagtgtaatagccaattcatacaatagttgcttactgtACTATTAATATCCGGTCATATATGTCATATACTCGTTACATCTTAAAATCtatgctgtagctggctacagatctgtagcccactgtttttctattttttcttttattattttaagatatgtttatagttggtttatagcccgctgctgtacctgctctaattgaCCTTTGCTTctttgcatggatgcatgcgtTGTATTGCGTGAATCCGACGGCCGATCGATCTGAGTGGGGCCCACCGGCGGTCTCCCAACCAAAAGGAAGAGactggaggaggaagactaaACACGGACAAGACAAGCCCACTCCAACTAACAAATTATCATTAACCTTTTTGTGACTATAGAGTactttgtttttcttaattagGAGTACATAGTGGTATTCGTACGGGCGTGACCGAATTATTAACTCTCTTCTGATGCTGACGTGTTGGGTCCCACCTAACGCTAACCCCCACTTGTCAGTAATGCAAATGATATGTAACGGCGAGTGCCATCGGACCACGGCCCATACTTTAGTCGGCCCAGAAAATACTGCTTATCTTTTAGACTTTTAATTTTGGAATACGTCTATTTTATCTCCCTCTCACGCTCATGTTGAATCGTgcccctcaaccgtaaaaccgggtataatgtCTCCCTCATCTTCAAAAACCAATGCAAATCAACTCCTTCGATGGTTTTGAAAGTGGTTTCTACCAACATGACAGTTTGATCGCGGTTGACTTGTTGAAtcaatatgtgggacccatatgttagCAACTTCCACCTTGTATCGTCTTCTTTCCCACCTATTCCCTCCCTATATTTTCTCTGTTCGTCCTCTCTCACCTTCCATCAGCAATGCAGGATCTAGCCGGTCAGTTGTGCACACTAGGAGGACCTGCCCAGTCAAGGCGCGCAGGAGAGGAGCTCGCATGCCGACCGCGCACGCATAGAGGACCTTGCCTACTACAGTCTACGGTAGAGGAGCTCGTTGGAGCTGGCCAACTGCGCACCCAGGGAAGACCTGGTTAATTGGGCGCACAGGGCAGGAGCTCGTTGGCCGGCTGCGCATATAGAGAGGGCCTTGCTGGTCGTGTTGCGTGGAGGAGCTCAGTGGTCGTCcgcgcgcacgcggggaggACCTGGCTGGCCACAACGCGAGAATGGAGGAGATTGTTGATCGGCTACGCTCAAGGGGAGGAATCCCCGTCCATGACACGCGCTGGGAGGAGCTTGTCGGGCGGCTTCATGCACGTGCACTGAGGAGCCCTCTGGCCAGGGGGCAAAGGGGAAGGAGCTCGCCGACCGGCTGTGCTcagggttgggggggggggtcgcTGACCGCGACGCGGGTGGGAAGAAACTTGCTGGCTGACAAGCCACTGGAAGATGAGATAGGAGGAAGACATGAAAGAGAGAGACAGTGGGAGATGTAAGAAGATGAGATGAGGTGGAAGTCGCTAACATGTGGGTTACATTTGCTAACTTAGCGAGTCAACCATTGTCAAATTGCCACTCTAGTAGAAATCGTTTCCAAAATCACTGAAGGAGttaatttgcaccggttttcaaATATGGGGAGGCGTTATACCCAGTTTTGTGTCTGGGAGAGGGGATTCAACTGGAAGCAATACAAACGAAGGCCAAATAGAATTATTCCTTTAAGTTTTATCACTGCTTTAGGTCCTATTTGTTTTAGCTAAAGATTTGTAATAtggattattgagtcagattactgtaagctggattataataagccgacgTAGAATAAGCTattagttgtttgtttctctggattattagctgGTTGTTTGGTGTTAGCCAcctaataatctaaaaaaacacctttagagtggattactaCATTATattaatctggcttatagattataataatctattatAATAAGGTATATGTTTGTTTcggcttactcctaataattcaggttataataattctaagctgaaacaaacagggccttagtcgGCCCAATTACACTCTTTATTTCAATTTATTAATTCGACTCCAATCACACTCTAGagttctttctctcttttctttatcATCACTCGACTTATTTATATTTCTCTGTCTTTTGACTCGAATTACactcgattttttttatttctatgtgCTTCACCAAccgaaactttttttaaaagtgTGGTTTGAGAAAAGTATGAAGTCTTATTATCTTCTTTATAATCCATTGTCTCCTCCAGCCGGGAGATTACCATTCACCCGACGGAGCGACCTCAACAGTTGCCTATGTCCTCAAATTATCTAACATTTGATCTTGtatttctcttcttttatctcatGTGTGTTTTCCTTTCCTCTCAAATTTTGAGACATTTTggaaacaataataaaaaaaggaaatatgaaaataaaaaaaatcaccgtCGTCACAACTCAAGAGCAATCACTAATAAACTTCGGTTGAGTCCATCATAATCTTGTTTGGTATGGGTGAATTGCCGATAGCTTCAAGCACCTTCATATTCATCAGTTTTGCCAATCAGGCCAATGTGTGTGCTTCAAACATTTGCACCGCAAGAT contains these protein-coding regions:
- the LOC127773365 gene encoding uncharacterized protein LOC127773365, translating into MDAAMEDAAAQSEREWDGGGGGGGADAVLGLAGASLSLCYHEAFGPQDELILLEAADDLLPDLLQGRVTVRGRPEEEAVLCTPSATYAMKFVGNSNSVFLIPPGESAAPTSRPNATDGDDNVASATDAVASIIKVASGNIELVRTAPRLDKLRKLLNERPYVLDEDLGSDVQHKGLYTWQDLCELVQASDGELTEQLSSISAVEIDGFWRMVDDSSANTILDMILHNSVLHDWSLNSMPENGVLDVMESDGFMRKIVTHCLNRFGTKVEKEARGCWSLDARRVCLQFARRALGAGKMKLENFMDKWERSIPSGMRADLQMLEGEVLCEKLGAETWVHTFSVADLPLAPAERFDALFQERPKWEWKDLQPYIRDLRVPGVSSEGLLIKYTRKTQPSADAEPIFTAR
- the LOC127773363 gene encoding WEB family protein At3g02930, chloroplastic-like isoform X2 is translated as MSTMLPSKSRSGPNESPISRGRPSTPSSNHRPSTPSSIHRPSTPGATRRSIGGTPSTPRSRNNGVGGGGGGPFKSEPNSPPSATARPRLSFDRSPRSVDSKPVVERRVPKIGTPPDPRKEAELQARLESAQEDLKKAKDQLAFAVGERDRLVGELNEAKRVADETHEKLQDALMAKRWAEEATEIEKFRADELEQAGIDEAQKREEEWQREIECVRGQHAADLETLVTTTEELERFRRELAMANEAKKAALGHADDAMKIAEVNAEKVEILSSEVVRLKGLLDSTAESEESKNRETEELVKNLESEVSVLKGKLEEARIIEERLAETEKLIEELKSEVADAKKAESEARQLFEEWKHKAGSLEMELEAVTLSDKFKGESLASTTEELGKIQSALQDRESEIEVLKGKTTALEIEVARLLADVNESNEQFDASQQEVFGLQTTIDVLRNKLEAAEEAASEALNNEKAANVKIEGLTEENVKLISELNETRDREEKEKRAVEDLTAALSEESDKAKEAHERYLSKEDDHEHALMQIGDLKMALKSTKESYEVMLDEANYDITCLRKNVDKLEAEVNKYREECESKETDIVRLNKQSEEEIGALQLEVDKAVESLQDAEHQLQVANEEKEKLQERLVYTESACAEASKALHEAKTEKESLEEKLIYTEAAVAEANKSVQEATYENSQLKERLLDKENALQSLTQENDEFRLREADAMKKIDELSALLAEAMIKKHPEEEEKLVVVDEAHSSVHEEVTDSVVENGDAESENDKNPKLELDVLNRSSNGDMNHEEEKGETKVEQEEVKTECTTQESNKIIEKQPHPDRKQETVSSKDELEPKEDTNTEHPNGTVSEDTSKVAMSPTKPQQQQKKNKPLLKKFGSLLKKKNSK
- the LOC127773363 gene encoding WEB family protein At3g02930, chloroplastic-like isoform X1: MSTMLPSKSRSGPNESPISRGRPSTPSSNHRPSTPSSIHRPSTPGATRRSIGGTPSTPRSRNNGVGGGGGGPFKSEPNSPPSATARPRLSFDRSPRSVDSKPVVERRVPKIGTPPDKQPRKEAELQARLESAQEDLKKAKDQLAFAVGERDRLVGELNEAKRVADETHEKLQDALMAKRWAEEATEIEKFRADELEQAGIDEAQKREEEWQREIECVRGQHAADLETLVTTTEELERFRRELAMANEAKKAALGHADDAMKIAEVNAEKVEILSSEVVRLKGLLDSTAESEESKNRETEELVKNLESEVSVLKGKLEEARIIEERLAETEKLIEELKSEVADAKKAESEARQLFEEWKHKAGSLEMELEAVTLSDKFKGESLASTTEELGKIQSALQDRESEIEVLKGKTTALEIEVARLLADVNESNEQFDASQQEVFGLQTTIDVLRNKLEAAEEAASEALNNEKAANVKIEGLTEENVKLISELNETRDREEKEKRAVEDLTAALSEESDKAKEAHERYLSKEDDHEHALMQIGDLKMALKSTKESYEVMLDEANYDITCLRKNVDKLEAEVNKYREECESKETDIVRLNKQSEEEIGALQLEVDKAVESLQDAEHQLQVANEEKEKLQERLVYTESACAEASKALHEAKTEKESLEEKLIYTEAAVAEANKSVQEATYENSQLKERLLDKENALQSLTQENDEFRLREADAMKKIDELSALLAEAMIKKHPEEEEKLVVVDEAHSSVHEEVTDSVVENGDAESENDKNPKLELDVLNRSSNGDMNHEEEKGETKVEQEEVKTECTTQESNKIIEKQPHPDRKQETVSSKDELEPKEDTNTEHPNGTVSEDTSKVAMSPTKPQQQQKKNKPLLKKFGSLLKKKNSK